TGATTATCgaatatatttaaaagaaatatgCACATGCCAAAACAATGCAGCttgctttttattatttaaacataacacttttttttccttccggcTAATTCAGTTCGCTCTGTAGTTTCCTaacgctgttttttttttttaatattccttTTTACAGACTTTCGTCGTAACCTGCTTCAGCTAAACGATGGCAATGTTTGGCAGAACAGCAATTAAAATGACCAACATGATGTGTCTCGTGGGCACGATTGTAATCATTTGCTTTATTGAGCTAATCGTATCGCGGGACGTGTACGATCACTACGAACACAGCCTACTACGGCGCAGTCACCGGGGCTTtaatcagcagcaacagcaggagcAGCACCATCAgtacaacaacattaaccatAACAGCAAGCACCATGGCAACAGCAATTACCATCAACCGTACTGCGGTCGGCAGGTGAAATTTTACGAAAAATCACACCACACCAAACATACCGCCCATCATCAGCCCCGCTTGGAAACGATCGCGATTAAGCACAAGCGCCACTATGCCAGCCAGCATCAGCGGAACGGCTCGTCCACCATCACCGGTAGCGCACACTATCCTTCCTGGATGGACGGCGCTCCCGGGGCCGAACACGAACAGACGCTCCTGATGCTGCAAGATGACGAGGAGCGGGGTGCGACCGCCGGGCTGAAGCAGCCCAAGCACGGCATCTCGGTGTGGCCCGTCAAGCGGGAAGCCGTGGTCGAGGGCGATCTAATACTTGGCGGGCTGATGATGGTACATTCGCGGGAAGATTCCGTCACGTGCGGACCGATCATGCCGCAGGGTGGCATACAGGCGCTGGAAACGATGCTCTACACGCTGGACAAGATAAACGAGCAGGGCCTGGTGCCGAACGTAACGATCGGCGCCCACATCCTGGACGACTGCGACAAGGATACGTATGGGTTGGAGATGGCGGTCGATTTTATCAAGGGTTCGATTAGCAATATAGATGATATAAACGATTACGATAACTGTAGCAAAGGGCacaagaagaaaattatttccgGCGTTGTTGGGGCCGCATCGTCCGTAACATCAATACAGGTAGCGAATTTGCTGCGATTATTTAAAATACCTCAGGTAAGACGAGCTGCAATTACGCAGGAGAGCAAGCATATTAACGCggctgttgtttggttttaggtttccttcttttctacAAGCCCCGAGCTGAGCAATAAGCAACGATTCGAATATTTTTCCCGAACTATTCCATCGGATCATTATCAGGTGAAGGCAATAGTGGACATCGTCCAGAAGCTGGGCTGGAGCTACATTTCCATTATTTACGAGGAGAGTAACTATGGTATTAAGGTGCGGATGTGTTGCAGTGTGGTTTTGATTGTGTAATgaacaatgttttattaacAAACGTTCCCTCTTCCACAAAAATCAGGCATTCGAAGAGTTAGACGATTTGCTATCTAAGCATAGCATTTGCATAGCCGTTAAGGAGAAACTAGTCAAAGATTCTGGCGTTGCTGAAACGATAGCGTATGATAACATAGTACTTAAACTGTTAACCAAGCCACGTGCTAAAGGTAGGTGAAGGTGTTCCGAATACAACACGAATATAAGTTATTCCGAACCAGTGACtgttctcaaaagattcattaagcacaacactagttccGACTGTTGACGCCACACTATAACGCTCCCTTTTGTTCTTGCGCCTAACATTCTACGCCAGGTGTTATTATATTTGGATCGGACCAAGAGGTGGCCGAAGTGATGAAGGCAgtccgtcggcaaaatgttACAGGGGTATTTTCATGGATCGGGTCTGATGGTTGGAGCGCACGCAATTTGGTGTCGGATGGGAACGAGGCCGAGGTGGAAGGGACGCTGTCCGTACAGCCGCAGGCAAATCCAGTGATTGGGTTCGAAGACTATTTTCTCAACCTGACCGTTATTAATAATAAGCGTAATCCTTGGTTTGTAGGTAAGATGGACAACCAGTACGACAACATTTCCGGGCAAAAACGGCACACTAATTTCTGCACTTGTCTGTACTTGTAGAATTCTGGgaaaataacttccaatgTAAATACCCCCATTCACCGTACACCCCGTACAATAAGGACTACAAGAATGTGTGCTCTACAACGGAGAAGCTCGCGAAAGGCGATTTAGACTTCGAAGATCAGTTGCAGTTTGTAAGCGATGCGGTGATGGCATTTGGTTACGCATTCAAGTACGTTTCTTTGTTTGTCAATTGTGTCGAATTGGTTACTTATTAACTTTAATCGTGTACCGAATGCAGAAACATGCACCAAGAACTGTGTAGAGGCAAACCGGGTCTTTGCGATGCGATGAACCCAACCAAGGGTTCGGAGCTGTTGAAGTATCTACGGAAGGCTGACTTTATCGGGCTTAGCGGCGATAGGTTCAACTTTGACGTGAATGGCGATGGACCGGCTCGTTACAACATTATCCACTTCAAGCAGGTAGCACCGGAACGGTACAAATGGATAAAGGTGGGCGAATACTACCAGGGTGAGCTACGCTTGAATATGCAAGGTACGGAACTGAAATCATCCTCCTGATGGACGCCAAGAAGTGAAGACTAATGTGACACGTTGCTCCTTCGTAGATATTCAATTCCGCACTAAAGATTCGATGCCACCGGAATCCGTATGCAGCAGACCGTGCGAACGGGGCCAGGCGAAAAAGTACGTCGAAGGTGAAGGATGCTGTTGGCATTGTTTTAACTGCACACAGTATCAGGTAACGTTGGCGGCAGCAAATGCAAAACTGGTAGAACAATGTCAGTACAATGtatttttaccaaaaatagATACAAAGTCCAAACGATGAAACGCACTGCGTCAACTGTCCGAGGGGAACGCTACCAGACGTGTTTCATGAGGAGTGTCAGCAAATTCCGGAATCCTACCTACGGCCAGAATCATTCTTAGCTATAGGCGCAATGACGTTCAGTTCGTTCGGCATATTGATTACGTTTTTCGTGATCGGTGTATTTTTGAAGTATGCAACACCTTTCATAGTTATCTCTTTCCGCGATAATACTAATTCCATTTGCACTGAATTTCTATTTCGTAGACATAACGATACACCGATCGTTAGAGCATCCGGACGAGAGCTGAGCTATGTGCTGCTCAGTGGTATACTACTCTGCTTCGGTGTTACCTACACATTGGTCATCAAACCAAACGATATAGTGTGCGGAGTGCAAAGGTAAGGCTGCTGTGCGGTGTACAATCGGTAACAGAATCACGACCTGCGTTATCTTTCCCTATTTGCTGTAGATTTTGGTCCggcttttcgttcaccgttgTCTATGCAGCGTTGCTAACCAAAACGAATCGTATTGCGCGCATCTTCAATGCGAGCACTAAATCAGCAAAACGTCCGTCTTTCATCAGTCCGCACTCTCAGCTGGTCATTTGCGGAATACTGGTATCCTTCCAGGTACATACGTAGTTCGTTGATAGAATTAGTATGTAGTTCGGCATATTTCTAAGCTCatctttgctttcgtttttttatttttagattttaATCAATGCAGTATGGATGATTGTGTCGCCCGCACACGCGATGCACTACTATCCTACGCGGGAAGATAACCTGCTGGTTTGCAACTCCTATACCGACGCATCCTACATGATTGCATTCTTTTATCCTATTTTTCTGATAGTCATTTGTACCGTATACGCCGTGCTGACACGGAAGACACCCGAAGCTTTTAACGAATCTAAGTATATTGGTGAGTGATTTTATTGCGCATCTCAAGCAACTGCATTAGTATCAGTATCATCACCATCTGTTTAATGTCTTTTTTCCAAGGTTTTACAATGTATACAACTTGCGTTATTTGGCTTGCATTTATACCACTGTACTTTGGTACGGCCAATAATGTTCAACTTAGAATATTTACAATGTCCATGACGATTAGCCTGTCGGCCACTGTGACGCTGGTATGCTTATTCTCACCAAAGGTACGTTCCGCATCGTCCTGCCTGTGACgtggtgctttgttttatcTACTGAAAcatctttctttttgctatcgcttttccagctttACATCATATTGATTCGTCCGGAACGAAACATACGACAAAGTATGATGCCCATCCGATATagcacaataaacaaaacgaccGGTTCGGCGCAATCATCCGTCATGGCGGCAGTCATCGTAACAGCGGCCACGtgcaacgaaaacgaaaaggtCATCAAGAGCACATCGAACGAAAACATACCGGCCGCGTACTGATACACAAAAAAGGTGAAGCTTAAAAGAGTAGGCAACGCTTCAAAACCCATACAACACAAcagctaaaaaaaacgcatcatgAGCTCCTATGGTGGCCGCTATTGAAGTTAGTTTTTAACGACCAATCAATTTGTGTGCGACGGTGGTACAgttcgattttaatttttctagtCATGTTTGGAACTCAGTTCGCATTGCGTGTTAAATGAGAGCATTTACGAGACATTAGAAAGATGCTGGCAGAGAAATAATgggagagtaaaaaaaaaacaaatatatatatatagtatCCGTTCAAATTGTATTGCTTTTGTATTGGTTGCGCCGTGAGTATTATGTTAAAATTGTCATGTAAAATAGCCAACCTAGCTAGGAAGTTAACGATGGTGACGATCCAAAACTGGAGATTTCAACGTTGGAAGCAACGAACGGACAATGAAGCAACGCTTTTGCAAATGTGacaatttgaaaaatgaaagagCGAACGTCACATGATCCAGTTGGAAATCCTagattttaaacattgtttcTGGAACCAAATTCAGTGCAGCTCTTGTGGTAGTACAATTGCAGCCAGTACGAGAATTTGAACACTGTGAATTGACGATATTACAAATAATATTCATTCAAAAATTCGACTCATAAAACGGTAAGtagatttaaatatttgaattcCTACTGATGTGTGTAGTATTTTCATCGGACTGTCcatgtttgaaaacaaacttGTTCCACCTCACATCTATACACGTTGTGCGCGATGACAGTTCGTATCGCACTTTCTTTGCTATTGTTGTTTAGAATCAACCATGTGCGCGCTCGTACCCGGCTCCTTGTGAAAGTTTCAGTGCTTGGTGTTTTACTAGTGATCCGTTCAATTAGTGGCcacgatgaaaaataaaccacagAAGCATAAAGCTTCTAACGCGTTCCAATTTAAGTCGTTCCGGGAGCGTATTAATGAGATCGATGTGCGCCGTGGAGCACTGTATCGTGTGGAGACTGACTACGAGCTGCCGGAAACCGAGGACGGTACCTTCTTCCAGCAGTCACTGGTCAAGTGGTCCGTGCAAAACCTAACCGATGAGTACACGGCCTATCAGCGTGGCTTCAAGGAGACGGCCACGTTACCTCTGCTGCTGTTTCACAAGGAAACAATCGTTAACCATCTAACCAGCTGCTTGACCAAAGCAACCGATGATGCGTTGCAGCCGTTGCTGGAGCTGGTGGTGGCACTGGCTAAGGATATGCGGAAAGAATTTCGACCGTACTTTGCCGGTTTGTTCGAGGTGGTGGTACAATTTCTTTACTCGGACAGCGCGGATCGCGTTGAGTGGACGTTGCTGTGTTTAGcgcatttgtttaaaattctaCGCAGCTTCCTGCGAAGTGATTTTTCGCTAACCTTTCACCAATTGCTACCATTGCTAGATGAAAAGAGCAGTCGACCGCATGCCATAGACTTTGCGACGGAATGTCTCGGTTACTTGGTGCGTGACCTCAAAGACAAGAGACCGTTCATAAGCTTGATGCTGAAGTGTCAAATGCAGAACGATGCGTACACGTTCGCGTGCGGAAGATTGCTGTTCGAGGTGTTGCACGGCGTGCAGGAGCAGTTCCACACGACGGCGAAACAAACGTTGCTACAGCTGTACAGCATCATGCAACAACTGGATGAAGCGGAAGCGGATCATTTGCAGGACATACTAACACAAACGGTAACTGATATTGTGGAACGGATCCAGCCGTCAGATATTCCTACCTTCTGGGAAACGATACGCGTTACCGTTGATGGATGCTTGACGACGGTTGATTCGCAACGGGAAAGTTCGACGGTGGAGATTGATGAGGATCGGACGGTGAAATATTTGACCCGTCTGTTGCAGCTGAGTGGGGTTGTTTTGGAACACAAATATGGCCTATTGCTCGGTGACGCACTGTCGATTACAGTATCACAGCTGATCCGTTTGCTGACTACTTTCTCTATGCCTTCTATTGAGTTTAAGGAAACGATCGTTaaccacatcatcatcatacttcGATCGAGACACCTTCGCCTTACACAGCTAGAAGCGAGCCGGTTGACGATGAATGTGCTGCTACAGGATCACCGTCCGCTGTACGATCGCTTCATCGAAGCCACCGTACACTGCCCCATGTTTGAAGCTCTAATATGGCCCAATTTCGTTAAACGCCTTGAACAGGAACTGGATGATGCGAGAATGCACTTTTTGGCCGGATTGCTATTGAAAAAATCACCTCTCTGCGGTAACGGGCTGAACCAAGAAGATTGGAAACCATTTCCAGTAAATGTGGTCCCAAATGGGAGTCTGGAGAAGTACATGAAGCAACTACTGCTAAGCAGTACCGAACGCATGCCTGATTGCTGTGATCTCTACCTGAGCGCATTGATCGTTTTACCGCATTTGAGTAATTTTCGGGAGAAAGCAGCCGTTAATGGCGCTATACGCGATTTTATCAAATTCGCAGTAAAATCACTGCAAAATGGCACAATCGCCAAATCTAAGCAACCTGAGCTAGGTGAACAAATGGTAAAATTAATCGCCGTTGCTGTGGAAACGATTGTGCACCTGGAGGAAATGGATGGCAAAGCTTACTTCGATCTATTGGAATGTTTGCTCCCGGTTGTTACCGCGCACGAGTGCTTGCTGCTCAACAGTGTCCACCTACTTATCGTACACATTGCAAACCAtcgcaaaaatgtaattactTTCGAGCGGTTTAAGCGTATCCAACGGTTCATAGATCCGCTTCTGTCATCGTACGACAGCACGGTGAGACGACTAGCTTGCGCCATTATGGCAATATTCGCCGAGCTTCCCGAGTTGGCCAGTGGTATGGGTTCACTTTACGGTACGCTGGCGCAAATCGAATGTATTGAACCGCTGATACATACCTACCGTGGGCAAGTGATGCTTTTTCAGAACCTGAACTTTGATGGCCAACTATGTCAACAGGTGGCCGATGTTGCACGTAACGaatggacggaaacggtactGCGCTACATGCTTTCGGTGTTTGCCATTAATTTCAAGCTGCTGTGGGAACCGGCCGGAACGGTCGTGCAAACGTATGCCGACAATATGGTGAAAAAGGATGAGGAGATCTTTTGGAACGTGTTTGACACGATGTTGACGATGGCGGAAGAGCAAAAGCCTCATGCAGATATGGAAGACACGGTTGCTTCATTGGATGACTTGAACGAAGATGAAGCCGTTAGTGATAGAACCGTAGCTGGTAACGAGGAAGATGGAGAACAGAAGGAGGAAGACGAGGAGAATGAGAAGTCCAAGGGATCATTGTTTCCCAAATTGTTGGAATATTTTCCAAAGACAGCAACCATTGACTACATGAACGTGCGTATTCAGCAACTTCGAATGCTGCACCGTTGTACTAACTTTTGCCGCTCAAAAGGTGACCGTATCGTGGAACGTTTCTTTGCCTTTCTAGAGCAGGACAAAACTACCACAAACCCAACCGATACAGAAGGGGCAGAAGATTCACCAATTTCAAGTACCATGGACAGAAAAATAAAGCGCAAAAGTAGCAAATCAGCTGGAGCCGGAACACATCAGGTGTTGCTTAGCTACCTCAGGATATGCACCGAGGTAAAGCCCAAAACGGTGCGCAAACATGCGGATCGATTATACGCCACGTACGAAACGCTTGTTAGCAGCCGCAACGAAGAAATACAACAGATTTCACTGAATGGTATATTTGCCCTCGGAGGATCACAGCTAACACCGTACAAAGATTTTATCAATCGTTTAACGAGCGATAAAACGCTCAAACAAGCGTTACTGTCCGTTTTCGTCCCCTCGGAAGATGACGATGAGGCAGCTGaagatggtggtggtgccagCGGACGGACAATGGTGGCCGAAGCACATCGCCCGAAAGTGTTGCAACTGGTGCTGAAAGTTTTGGatggtaaaattaaacaaaatctaGGCGCCGGTGGTGCAGGTGGCCTGCATAAAGCTACCATGCTTACGTTTATTGGTCGTCTCCGGGTAGAAGAGCTAGAGTTGTTGCTGAATCGTTGGTTTGCGATTTATTTGCAGTTGCTGAAAGCCACCCCGGTGGAAACGGTACGTCACATTACGGATGCTTTGGACAATGGGATGGAAGTTGTGCCAGTACCGCCACCATTTAGGGTAAAAACGTTGCTTAACTTCTTGGCCGCATTGCAAACGGAAATTGCTCCACTGAAATCGGCTGAGTTTGCTGGCAAACTtatgcatttaaaaatatgtttcgacACACTACTGGTGCGGTTGGATCACTCGATATACCGAAAGTATAAAAATCAGGCACTGTTGGCGTTGGTGGACCTGTTCGATCAATATGACTCCAGCTATCAATGGACGGATGAAGAGCTGGATGCCATCATGCAGGTCCACGTCTGGCCACAGCTGGAGCAACTTCCAAGCGATAGTATTCATACGCCAACACCACTGCTCAAACTGCTGCTAACTTGGAGCCAAAGCGAACGGTTATATGTCCTGCTGGAGCGTCACAACGTCGTCGATGATATGGTAGCGAATGAAACGGAAGAATATCTTCCCACGACACCGCTCAATGCGATGATCAGCTTGTTGCGTGGCTCTCAAACGAGCGGATCAGTTTGTCAGCGAATTTTCACCGCACTCGCAGCCATGCTGGAGGGTGACGAACGCAACAAGTCGCAAACAAACGATGATGATCCAACCGAAGGGCGGGAAATAACTGCAACGGTGCAGTTAACCGGTCGTAGTCGGTTACTGATACCATACGTGAAAGATTTGCTCCAATACATACGGCAAGCGGTCAAGGGCAAGAAAATGATATCGAGCGATCTGCTGCTTATACTAACACGGTTAGCTGAATCGGGCATGATCGGCTGCGATCAAAAGGACGAAGCGCAGATCGAGAATGATCGTGTATCGTTACTGAATCTAATGTTCCCGATACTATCGCGAAAGTTGCATGAGATCGGTGGTGATGATCATCAGCAGGCGTGTGCGGATATAAGACGGATACACATTATTATTGCGCGGCTTTTAAACGACATTAACGATCCGCTACGATACCTAAAGCAACTGGCTTCATCGCTTCAGAATATAAAGGAGCGCGGTAAGTAGACAAACTCTTTAGCAGAGATGTACAATGATAAATTAGTAACGTAAACTCTTATAAAATGGTATATTGCAGGTGCACGTAAAATGTTGCTACAAATTTTCGAAAACCTTGCTCACCATTCGGCGGAAATGCAACTGATCAACTCGCTTATCCGTGACCTGAACGCGATGGACAAGCGTTGGGTAGAACAGCCGGATCATGTCACCCGTACGGCGGCATatagatcgatcgatcggctaCTTATCGCGGATGCTCCGGATGGTGCCCGAATGACCGGTAACGTTGCGATCGTGTTTCTCTCGCAAGCGTTCCACGTGCTACAGTATGAGAAGGATTTTGCGCCCCGTCAGAATGCCTCCGAGTACGTGTGCAAGGTAGTCCTGCATCTAGCATCGGTGAACGATTGGTGCGCCGAGTTACGCTACTGTCTGGAATGTATCGTTCTTCAGGGAATTGTCGATGGGTTTAAGGTGAAACGTACCGGCAGCGAACGGCGCAACGAGTCGATACAGCTGCTCGGTGAGCTAAGCCGAATCGTCGGAAAACCGGGCGTGACAACACACCCGGAATGTCGAGTGTTTGCCGAGCTGTGGCATTTTACGGCCCAGGGAGATGGTGCCGAGCGAGACTTCTTCGAGAATATCACACATCTGCAACCGTACAAACATCGAAAAGCGATGAAACGGCTTGCCGTTAAGCTAGCCGACATGGCCAGTGGAGAAGGCGAGAAGATTGATGTTGTTGGTGCCGGTGGTCCATCAGGACGTACCATTGTAAACTATCTGCTGCCAATAGTATCGCACTACATCTGCCACGATGAGTTCAAGATGCAAACGAACCTGGTGGATGAAGCCGGCAACTGTATCATCAATCTGTGCCGTCTGTTACCTTGGCGCGGCTACCACATGGTACTGCAGCTGTACTTGCGCAAGTTGAAATACTCCTGGGAGTATCAAAAACAGCTGCTACGCATTGTGATCGGCATAATGGATGCGTTTCATTTCGATCTATCAGCGGCAGTGTCTGCATCAGTGAACGAAGACAACAATCCATCCAAAGACGGTAACGCTTTGATGAACAAAAAGCTTACACTAAAAGACTCGTCGGATGAAACGGATGCCCCTAAGGAGGAAACCACCGCCATCACAGTAACTGCAGAAGAACGCGACGTACAAAGCAATGATAATGGAGGTGAAGAAAAGTGCGCAGAAAATGATCAGGAACAGAAGGAAGATGTGGACGAGGAGGAAAATATGGTCGTTGATGATGTGCCAATGGAACCAATAGCAAGCGATCCGGCCAATACATTGCATGTGGCACGTGAAATCGTGCACGATATATCGAGAACGATCATTCCGAACCTGCTGTCATCGTTTAACTTCGCCACCGAGTCACCCGTAACGGTTTCCAGCGGTGGTCAGATGGATAAGAAGGCACGCTTCGCAAAGCAACGGACAGAGATGCTGAAGCTCCCGATAGCGATCGCAATTGTGAAGCTATTCATGAAGCTACCGCGCAAAGAGATTGAGCTAAATCTGCCCAAACTGATCATAAAGGTAATAACGTTTCTGAAATCGCGCCTCAAGTTGGCCCGCGTGCAAGCGAGAAATACGCTCGCGCACATTACGCTCGAGCTAGGACCATCGTACATATCGTTCGTGCTGCAGAATCTGTTAGCTATGTTGACCCGGGGATTCCAGCGCCACGTGTTAACCTTCACCGTCCATACCATTATCGAACGCGCACAGAAACATCTCACCGGTGGTTCGGTACTGGAAAACATACTGCAAACCGTGCTGCACATCTGTACAGAAGATATATTCGGCCAGCTGATAGGGCTTATGAATGGAACGACCATCGAGATGGGTTCGTTGAAGAAAAATTCCATGCCGGAATCGAAATCGAGCCGCAAACCATATCAAACGCTGTACCTTCTTGCAAAGAATGTGCAGGAGCGCATGTTGGTCGATCTACTTACACCGTTTCGTGCGATCCTCAGCCGGTACCGCACGCATCAGACGGTGGCCAAGGTAAACGATGCACTGCACCAGCTAGCAGAGGGCTTGGTAGCGAACGAATCGATCAGTCCCGAATCATTGCTCGTGTTCGTATACGGTATGGTGACGGGGAAAATCTACACGCAGTGCGGAAGCAACGGAACAGATGACCAGGATCAGCCGCAAACGGACGCTGAGAAGAAACAAGCAACGAAGAAGCTGTTAGGCAACGTACCCAAACCGGGCAGTATTTATATCATTCCCGAGGAACCGAAACGGTATGGTTCCGCTGCGGGCACTGCAACATTGGATCACATACTTGCCAAAACCGAAGGAAATGATCCCGCATTTCTCGAGTGCGGACTGGAGATACTGCTAAGCTTCATTCGACGCAAGCAGCTTGGCGCTCGGATTGATTCGGACCAGGAATCACTTGTCCCGCAGCTTATCGATCCGATCGTACCAACGTTGATAGAATCGCTCGACTCGAAGCATTCGAAAATTATTTGCCATTCAATCAATTGCTTCAGCGCGCTGTGGAGCACACAATGGCCGTTGAAAAGTTTCCAGCAACGCGAAACAATAGAAATGATCGTGAAGTCGA
This Anopheles marshallii chromosome 3, idAnoMarsDA_429_01, whole genome shotgun sequence DNA region includes the following protein-coding sequences:
- the LOC128713687 gene encoding small subunit processome component 20 homolog — its product is MKNKPQKHKASNAFQFKSFRERINEIDVRRGALYRVETDYELPETEDGTFFQQSLVKWSVQNLTDEYTAYQRGFKETATLPLLLFHKETIVNHLTSCLTKATDDALQPLLELVVALAKDMRKEFRPYFAGLFEVVVQFLYSDSADRVEWTLLCLAHLFKILRSFLRSDFSLTFHQLLPLLDEKSSRPHAIDFATECLGYLVRDLKDKRPFISLMLKCQMQNDAYTFACGRLLFEVLHGVQEQFHTTAKQTLLQLYSIMQQLDEAEADHLQDILTQTVTDIVERIQPSDIPTFWETIRVTVDGCLTTVDSQRESSTVEIDEDRTVKYLTRLLQLSGVVLEHKYGLLLGDALSITVSQLIRLLTTFSMPSIEFKETIVNHIIIILRSRHLRLTQLEASRLTMNVLLQDHRPLYDRFIEATVHCPMFEALIWPNFVKRLEQELDDARMHFLAGLLLKKSPLCGNGLNQEDWKPFPVNVVPNGSLEKYMKQLLLSSTERMPDCCDLYLSALIVLPHLSNFREKAAVNGAIRDFIKFAVKSLQNGTIAKSKQPELGEQMVKLIAVAVETIVHLEEMDGKAYFDLLECLLPVVTAHECLLLNSVHLLIVHIANHRKNVITFERFKRIQRFIDPLLSSYDSTVRRLACAIMAIFAELPELASGMGSLYGTLAQIECIEPLIHTYRGQVMLFQNLNFDGQLCQQVADVARNEWTETVLRYMLSVFAINFKLLWEPAGTVVQTYADNMVKKDEEIFWNVFDTMLTMAEEQKPHADMEDTVASLDDLNEDEAVSDRTVAGNEEDGEQKEEDEENEKSKGSLFPKLLEYFPKTATIDYMNVRIQQLRMLHRCTNFCRSKGDRIVERFFAFLEQDKTTTNPTDTEGAEDSPISSTMDRKIKRKSSKSAGAGTHQVLLSYLRICTEVKPKTVRKHADRLYATYETLVSSRNEEIQQISLNGIFALGGSQLTPYKDFINRLTSDKTLKQALLSVFVPSEDDDEAAEDGGGASGRTMVAEAHRPKVLQLVLKVLDGKIKQNLGAGGAGGLHKATMLTFIGRLRVEELELLLNRWFAIYLQLLKATPVETVRHITDALDNGMEVVPVPPPFRVKTLLNFLAALQTEIAPLKSAEFAGKLMHLKICFDTLLVRLDHSIYRKYKNQALLALVDLFDQYDSSYQWTDEELDAIMQVHVWPQLEQLPSDSIHTPTPLLKLLLTWSQSERLYVLLERHNVVDDMVANETEEYLPTTPLNAMISLLRGSQTSGSVCQRIFTALAAMLEGDERNKSQTNDDDPTEGREITATVQLTGRSRLLIPYVKDLLQYIRQAVKGKKMISSDLLLILTRLAESGMIGCDQKDEAQIENDRVSLLNLMFPILSRKLHEIGGDDHQQACADIRRIHIIIARLLNDINDPLRYLKQLASSLQNIKERGARKMLLQIFENLAHHSAEMQLINSLIRDLNAMDKRWVEQPDHVTRTAAYRSIDRLLIADAPDGARMTGNVAIVFLSQAFHVLQYEKDFAPRQNASEYVCKVVLHLASVNDWCAELRYCLECIVLQGIVDGFKVKRTGSERRNESIQLLGELSRIVGKPGVTTHPECRVFAELWHFTAQGDGAERDFFENITHLQPYKHRKAMKRLAVKLADMASGEGEKIDVVGAGGPSGRTIVNYLLPIVSHYICHDEFKMQTNLVDEAGNCIINLCRLLPWRGYHMVLQLYLRKLKYSWEYQKQLLRIVIGIMDAFHFDLSAAVSASVNEDNNPSKDGNALMNKKLTLKDSSDETDAPKEETTAITVTAEERDVQSNDNGGEEKCAENDQEQKEDVDEEENMVVDDVPMEPIASDPANTLHVAREIVHDISRTIIPNLLSSFNFATESPVTVSSGGQMDKKARFAKQRTEMLKLPIAIAIVKLFMKLPRKEIELNLPKLIIKVITFLKSRLKLARVQARNTLAHITLELGPSYISFVLQNLLAMLTRGFQRHVLTFTVHTIIERAQKHLTGGSVLENILQTVLHICTEDIFGQLIGLMNGTTIEMGSLKKNSMPESKSSRKPYQTLYLLAKNVQERMLVDLLTPFRAILSRYRTHQTVAKVNDALHQLAEGLVANESISPESLLVFVYGMVTGKIYTQCGSNGTDDQDQPQTDAEKKQATKKLLGNVPKPGSIYIIPEEPKRYGSAAGTATLDHILAKTEGNDPAFLECGLEILLSFIRRKQLGARIDSDQESLVPQLIDPIVPTLIESLDSKHSKIICHSINCFSALWSTQWPLKSFQQRETIEMIVKSIFTILHRYNTVALDINNPNFGMVRASFRAIVAVLKHGKESYTFSTEQLRLLVMYIEQDLAVGGGRQTTAFILLRSLLARRFAFAELHTLMKKVFDICVRSESESVRAECRQNIVEYIMNFPASKRVSKHLWFFATQLQYAVSSGRESACLLLKILFQKLPKATVVENHVSIFLVLGVQLVNDDAIEIRTLAADCIETLLKRLDTKDKVALVELLQEMLCGTSLKHGELATQLLLRIIRSEPTVPFICSWLDTLLPTLLENLVPVTSGATATSAEGKFVKPLATITTLLSTDPWVDHLIIQTLNVFEALLQLYPAILTTAKHNDTVDSLAYTAQSLLNSGHQWVRIGALKLLHQIMNELDFDAIHERIRCVREHRKTKQEDEVEGMELDADQEIEGAAATSTGKQFFYLNPLRDCKTLTLDLCAQLTPNSAMVNEHDDEAAALVTQLLFLIANVLRAVPLENEQMSTKKINLYWLVRRVRYIMQNEIVKTPHIFTLRKHALHWIVSVVAIVEQDTLEQLAPSLLIPAVRELTAQDIAGTRAANDPLKVTLRKVASKVGKEICSRLGTEQYDKIRNAIETSLRRKRAGRRVTLAQEKINQPILAARRKDAKKTRTKEARKRKMQSRDDPWDLDAPSRGGVIPGMKRRAKSATRAVPKKRRNMEAMFRD